From Camelina sativa cultivar DH55 chromosome 5, Cs, whole genome shotgun sequence:
tttattaaactttcaaactttgaatttaaacaatactccctctgtttcacaaagagtgtcattctggagtatttttttttgtttcacaaagactgtcactttatatttccaatgtggtttttaatatcaaaatttcTAACTTACCCTTAATCCAAAGTTTTTTCTATtagatttaaataataaattgctCATTAAATAGggacatatatgtataattcaagtttttcttaatttgtgtgtaattggtcaaaatgacactctttgtgaaacggagggaatatGTTATTAGAGTTGAccacataaacaaatatatccTAAAAAAATCAAGTATGCTTATAAGTTGTGGTTTTAACTAGCTAGATAGtggatttaataattttcttgattcaaaaatcttccaaaatatcACTATTATCatccttatttatttttttccgaattcttttctattattaatttttttttcaatcattccttaacatttatttataagtttGATTGGTAATCATAAAAGGAACaataagaataaaaaggaaaaaaaataaataaaaagagcaatataaaaaaagaaggttgccaaaataaataaataaataatattatgttgTAGATGGTTATTTTGTAGGCATGACCAAAAATAAACCGTATTTAAACCATAACcatataaaatggttaaaaacagTAATCgttaactataaatatatggttaaattatattagcTGTAATCGTTGATTAATCGTAAGCATATCAAAAATACTGGGTATAATCGAGTAtacatattttagatatttaaatatcAATTCATTTGGGTAATTGGATATGTGTTTAGGTATAAAGGAAATACTGGGATCCGAATCAATATTCATGGGTGAACATGTACATGACCCATAAGGATAATTTTGTTCATACTCATAGTGGATCTGAACCGGTTTTGTTCGAGTccggtttggttcagttttttattttcgtCCGGATGGTGAGTCTCTTAAactgtcaaaaattattataagtatgTGATTATGAGATAATAATGTATAATATGTCAATTAAATAacaactaataattattaaataattttactgtaatttctatttacaaaatctattatcCTTAtcgataaaattattatttagaatCTAAAATTtgtcaatataatatatatgtgttagatttatttgaatatgtaaattttttatataataattaaaatgtaacccttatgaattattataaaattaattttatcttaTCACACCATATAAACCAgttattaaaattcatttaaaagtttttaggaaaatttaattaagggatacctttttccttatttttttgtttgatataaatttgtttggaCTGGTTTGGATAGGAATTTTTCGGATTTCGGGTAGCAACGTTTAAGACTCGTGGTTAAATTCCAAtagaatatttgaatatttagttCGAATATCCCTCTAAGATATattgtgtattttatttataaaacaaaaataacgtTTAAGATTCGTTCTCCCGTCttatttaaccaacaaaaactTTCACTGTGCAGCTGATTCACGAAAGGGTGCTTATTAAAACGATTGGTGAATCAAACAATGTGATGAACATTTAGGTCTCGTTCTAAATGAAATGCTAAAATGCGTGTCCGACTCAGACCGTGAACCACTAGGAACCAGCAATTCatgaaaattatgttttttgtaATTGTAGGTTGAACAGAATAAAATGACTAATGTAATGAAATGCTATTTGTTAGGGGTAGATCCAACCCCAACAAAAGGGCCCGACCCAGGAAAAAACCCATAAATATCCCTTTCGAGAGAGAAAggtattatggtatttttcctagacgaaccgacacgattccctataaatacggGCGTACGGCCTTTAGAAAAGGGGATCGAGGAAAAGCAGGAGAAGTCGTACAGCAAGTACAAGAGCTTAGCTCATCCAAGCAAAAGTCAACGGTTCTAAGCTCATAGCTCGAAGAATCGACGAGAGATCAGCTCGTCTACTATCCTCGTCTACTTTTGTAACCCGTTTAAATCGCGTTGTAGCCCGTCTTTTGTGTTTCGACATCAATATAAtagaagagaacttcgaccctctttgaccgaactaaacataCTAATTGTGACCGAAAGGGACATCAACACTATTAGACAGCCTTACTTATTTCATTCTCTATTGTGaatcctattttgttttttgtaattgtaGGTTGAACAGAATAAAATGACTAATGTAATGAAATGCTATTAGACAGCCTTACTTATTTCATTCTCTATTGTGAATCCATGTAAAGAGAATATGAGAGAGATGATCATGAGAGTAAAGGGAAGGGGAGAGAAGAAGCTGCCACAACCATTTCACCATAAGCTTTGATGTTTGAAGCTAAAAAGTTATACAGCCCAACCAAACTAGAGCTAAGGAGTTCCTTTGgaagaaaaggtaaaaacaagaaagactacgaaaacttttttaatattctcCACCATCTTTGCTTAAAGCTCGTCCTGTAGTAAAATCATTATCACGAAGTTAGTCACACAGGCCAATTCAGTATAATTCTCGGTTTCAAAGCTGAAAAAGATGTCTAGAAACATACATGGGCAGCATCGGTTTCCTCGGATTCCTTGCTTTCCTCAGACTTTGATTCGTTGTCTGAGTCATCTGCTtcattgtcatcatcttctGCTTCTCCCTCAGCCTGTAGCAAAGAGTGAAGTTATGTCAAACCATGACAGAAACAGAGAGGTTTACTATGCATATTAATGTGACGCCCAAGAGATCTTACGTCAGATTCAGCAGGAGCGTCCTTTGATTCCTggtaataccaaaaaaatacaagaaaacttGATTACTAAACTTATTTGAataagataatgtttttttggatGGAGGATTGTTATTtacctcttcctctttcttcttctcagcttcgtCGAATGCTGCTTTCTCCGCCTGTAATACCAGACTAGATTATTAGTTATTATTCATTAACCACAGTAAACCAAACGAAGAACAAGGATTGATTAACATACATCCTTGTGCTTTCCCCATGTTTCCTCGGCCAACTTCTTAGCGTACTCTGGGTCATCGCTTACCAACACATTGTCAAACAAGGATCCAGATTTCACCTACCAAAAATATCAAGTGTTTAGTACCAAACATACACCatcagaaaagaagaaaaacgttTCTGGGacaagatattattattacctgCCACAACTCCACTCCAACATACTTCAATTTGGGGAAGACATAGAGTTCTGGGTCATCCTTGAACTCTGCGTAAAAAATGATACACTTAGACTTACTACTGATCCCATATAACTtcatggaaaacaaaaatcttacaCTGAATACTTTTGTTACATCTATGATCCATAACTAACAGATTCTAAAGAAGTATTTCAGTTGAATATACAGTATGATGGATTCCTAGTCGCGTCAAGCTGGTGTGAGATtgtattttgttataaaaattaatattttagagaCATGGAGCATTTTATTACATGAATACTGTGGACATTATGAATCACAGAGAGAATATTACCAGGGTTATCAATCATTGGAGCCTTCCACTTGCCCTTGTAATTTGGGTTCTTGATTTTCTACAGGGCAATATGACAACAACTATTAGAGAAAAGCCACACAGTTTGACTATCTTAAATACTCTTATTATACagcaaaaaatcaacaaaccttGGCCTCCCATTCACCGTTGTACTCTGGGTTGGGAATGGTTGGAGCAGTCCActcaccatcttcttcctcatcccaGTCCTCAGGCTAAAAAAACAAAGGATGCAAATAAAAACCCAGCAAGCGATGATTTAGATTTAATATGCATCAATGCCAGAAAAGGTTCAAACCTTCTTAGCATCAGTGTCTGGGATCTCCTTTGGGATATCATCATATCCAGCTGGCTTTTTGTCTTCCGGATCAGGAATGTACTCAGTCTCATCCCAGTCCTCAGGCTTCTTGGCACTGGGATCCTTGATCTTCTTTGGTGGGAGGAGATCCCAGTCAGAGTAGAGGCTACCAGTTTGCTTCTCAACATTGTCAATCAAGATACTGTAAGTAGCATCTGGGCGGAGGACGAATGTGTAGACATGGGTAAGCTGGTCAGTCTCACATGGGACCTCCTTCTTGATCAGATGGTTTGCTCCATTGTAGGTAAGGATAGCATGTACTTTCTTAGTGCTGTAGCCACAGATATCAGGGCCAAACATAATGCtgcaggtaaaaaaaaaagaaaaagata
This genomic window contains:
- the LOC104787394 gene encoding calreticulin-1-like isoform X2, whose translation is MAKLNPNLISLILFALVVIVSAEVIFEEKFDDGWEKRWVKSDWKKDDNTAGEWKHTAGNWSGDANDKGIQTSEDYRFYAISAEFPEFSNKDKTLVFQFSVKHEQKLDCGGGYMKLLSDDVDQKKFGGDTPYSIMFGPDICGYSTKKVHAILTYNGANHLIKKEVPCETDQLTHVYTFVLRPDATYSILIDNVEKQTGSLYSDWDLLPPKKIKDPSAKKPEDWDETEYIPDPEDKKPAGYDDIPKEIPDTDAKKPEDWDEEEDGEWTAPTIPNPEYNGEWEAKKIKNPNYKGKWKAPMIDNPEFKDDPELYVFPKLKYVGVELWQVKSGSLFDNVLVSDDPEYAKKLAEETWGKHKDAEKAAFDEAEKKKEEEKQKMMTMKQMTQTTNQSLRKARNPRKPMLPMTSFKQRWWRILKKFS
- the LOC104787394 gene encoding calreticulin-1-like isoform X1, with the translated sequence MAKLNPNLISLILFALVVIVSAEVIFEEKFDDGWEKRWVKSDWKKDDNTAGEWKHTAGNWSGDANDKGIQTSEDYRFYAISAEFPEFSNKDKTLVFQFSVKHEQKLDCGGGYMKLLSDDVDQKKFGGDTPYSIMFGPDICGYSTKKVHAILTYNGANHLIKKEVPCETDQLTHVYTFVLRPDATYSILIDNVEKQTGSLYSDWDLLPPKKIKDPSAKKPEDWDETEYIPDPEDKKPAGYDDIPKEIPDTDAKKPEDWDEEEDGEWTAPTIPNPEYNGEWEAKKIKNPNYKGKWKAPMIDNPEFKDDPELYVFPKLKYVGVELWQVKSGSLFDNVLVSDDPEYAKKLAEETWGKHKDAEKAAFDEAEKKKEEEESKDAPAESDAEGEAEDDDNEADDSDNESKSEESKESEETDAAHDEL